A window of the Dyadobacter pollutisoli genome harbors these coding sequences:
- a CDS encoding ABC transporter permease gives MFRNYIKIAFRNIWKSKGYAFINIVGLSVAFSISVFLFLTAYFALSFDNFHADKDRIYQVYFAANDPEKAGKAGSMPFPITPALKAEFPEIEGITRIVNGSDVVEYKGKYFDKGIKFTDPDFLKIFSFPLVKGNREVALQDLSSIVISENMAKAVFGNEDPMGKQVQVGLDAAKKQYVVTGVLADFPDNSTIKFDAFVRSENAGGYQDQKDQWDAHSHSVYLKLKPGTDQLAFEKRLKPFTRKYFSESIASLKRKGAKPDERGDIFAIRLQNFESIHFDTALAGGGSAPIALVYALMGIGFFILLIACINFINLNVARSFIRAREVGVRKSLGALKNQLFLQIWGEAGVICFLGFLAGIVLTVLLLPSFNATFKGKLSLDYILEPDKIALLVSLFLLVTSIAGGYPAWQMSKFNAVEVLKGKVSLKKPGLLRNSLIIAQFTLSSLLICCTIIAVQQVDHLRKEPLGYQKEQVISIPVGNKVNSQQALQRLRSKLEGDPQILGITGSGVNLGMGLDRSSSRSVVGFTYKEKEISSDWLHIDYDYIKTLNIKLLAGREFSPTYQSDTLDRVIITESMAKLIGEKEPVGKFFQTDTAGVKYQIIGLIPDFNLYSSKNEKKAITMYLSHSEPLGYIFVRVTPQSLAVSMDKLKGVWKEIAPESEFIGSFVDENTNAWYKEEERLSQVFSLASGVAIVLSCLGLFAVALIVMEQRTKEIGVRKVLGASISNLVFVLSRDFVKLVLIAIVIATPLAWYAMQKWLDNYPYRIEISPMVFILVGLAAVLIAVVTVSFQSIKAALMNPVKSLKSE, from the coding sequence ATGTTCAGAAACTACATTAAAATCGCTTTCCGGAACATCTGGAAAAGTAAAGGATATGCTTTTATCAACATTGTCGGACTGTCGGTCGCATTCAGTATCAGCGTCTTTCTGTTCCTGACGGCCTATTTTGCGCTGTCTTTTGATAATTTCCATGCCGACAAGGATCGGATTTATCAGGTTTATTTTGCTGCCAATGATCCGGAAAAAGCAGGAAAAGCAGGGTCTATGCCTTTTCCGATCACGCCTGCATTGAAGGCGGAATTCCCTGAAATTGAGGGAATCACCAGGATTGTAAATGGTAGCGATGTGGTGGAATACAAGGGCAAATATTTTGATAAGGGTATCAAATTTACTGACCCGGATTTTCTGAAAATATTCTCTTTCCCACTTGTTAAAGGCAATCGGGAGGTGGCGTTGCAGGATCTGAGCAGCATTGTTATCAGTGAGAATATGGCCAAAGCCGTATTTGGCAACGAAGACCCAATGGGAAAGCAGGTTCAGGTGGGACTGGATGCAGCAAAAAAGCAGTATGTCGTGACTGGGGTACTGGCAGACTTTCCTGACAATTCGACGATCAAGTTTGACGCGTTTGTAAGAAGTGAAAATGCCGGCGGATATCAGGACCAGAAAGACCAGTGGGATGCTCATTCACACAGCGTCTATCTGAAATTAAAGCCCGGTACCGATCAGCTTGCATTTGAAAAACGCCTTAAACCATTCACCCGGAAGTATTTCAGCGAAAGCATTGCATCGCTTAAAAGGAAGGGCGCCAAACCTGACGAACGGGGAGATATTTTTGCCATCAGGTTGCAAAATTTCGAAAGCATTCACTTCGATACGGCATTGGCCGGTGGCGGCAGCGCGCCAATCGCATTGGTTTACGCATTAATGGGCATCGGCTTTTTTATATTGCTGATCGCCTGTATCAATTTCATTAATCTCAATGTTGCAAGATCATTCATCCGGGCGCGGGAAGTAGGTGTACGCAAGTCGCTGGGAGCATTAAAAAACCAGCTGTTTTTACAGATCTGGGGAGAGGCGGGAGTCATTTGCTTTCTCGGCTTTTTGGCCGGAATTGTGCTTACTGTCCTGCTGCTGCCCTCCTTTAATGCTACATTCAAAGGAAAACTAAGTCTGGATTACATACTGGAGCCAGACAAAATAGCACTTTTGGTGAGCCTGTTCCTGCTCGTGACATCGATCGCGGGTGGATATCCGGCCTGGCAAATGTCGAAGTTTAATGCGGTGGAAGTTTTGAAAGGGAAAGTGTCGCTAAAGAAACCCGGGCTGCTTCGTAATTCGCTGATCATTGCGCAGTTTACATTGTCGAGTTTGTTGATTTGCTGTACCATCATTGCCGTTCAGCAAGTGGATCATTTGCGAAAGGAACCGTTGGGTTATCAGAAAGAACAGGTGATCAGTATCCCGGTTGGGAACAAGGTCAATAGCCAGCAGGCGTTGCAAAGGCTGCGCAGCAAGCTGGAAGGAGATCCCCAGATTTTGGGTATTACCGGCAGCGGTGTAAACCTGGGTATGGGACTGGACAGAAGTTCGTCCAGGAGTGTGGTCGGATTTACTTATAAAGAAAAAGAAATATCCTCTGACTGGCTTCACATTGACTATGATTATATCAAAACGCTGAATATCAAATTGTTGGCGGGTCGTGAATTTAGCCCGACCTATCAGAGCGATACTTTGGACAGGGTTATCATCACTGAAAGCATGGCCAAACTGATCGGCGAAAAAGAGCCGGTAGGCAAATTTTTCCAAACAGATACGGCTGGAGTGAAGTATCAGATTATTGGGCTGATACCTGATTTCAACCTTTATTCATCCAAAAACGAAAAGAAAGCGATCACGATGTATCTCTCACATTCTGAGCCGCTCGGGTACATATTTGTAAGGGTGACGCCGCAGAGCCTGGCAGTTTCGATGGATAAGCTGAAAGGCGTTTGGAAAGAAATTGCGCCGGAATCGGAATTCATCGGATCATTTGTGGATGAAAATACCAATGCCTGGTACAAGGAAGAGGAGAGACTGTCGCAGGTTTTCAGCCTTGCTTCGGGAGTGGCGATTGTGTTGTCCTGTCTGGGCTTGTTCGCCGTCGCATTGATCGTCATGGAGCAGCGTACCAAGGAAATTGGTGTTCGTAAAGTGCTGGGTGCGAGCATATCCAATCTGGTATTCGTGTTGTCCAGGGATTTTGTCAAACTCGTGCTCATCGCGATCGTCATCGCCACGCCACTAGCCTGGTACGCCATGCAAAAGTGGCTCGATAACTATCCCTACCGCATTGAAATCAGTCCGATGGTATTCATTCTCGTCGGCCTCGCCGCCGTCCTGATCGCCGTCGTTACAGTAAGTTTCCAAAGCATCAAAGCAGCGCTAATGAACCCGGTGAAGTCATTGAAGAGTGAGTAA
- a CDS encoding ABC transporter permease, whose translation MIRNYLKIAWRNLLKSKLFSAINVFGLSVGMTCCMLLLLYILSEMSFDRHQEHANELYLVRSENVRFSGEKMDNPRAPSPYAQALKQEFPEVVQVTRAWMNFLENKTLLKVENSGKTVKSIFETKGCHVDSTFFDMFSYHFVEGDPKTALNDPHSVVLSEDVASKLFGNVSPIDKVINIGGTDGNAENFKVTGVYRDESARSHFDARFFLPMKSGWVGNYLRQPNQDFSNNNMFYTYIRVKPGTDPEKFNQKLPAFVDKYAGKDIKAAGYAKHMTLLPVKDIHLFSKITDIITPTTSTTYLYVLASIALFTLLIACINFMNLATARSAKRAAEVGIRKVMGAGKSGLIGQFLGESMVLAFLALIFALIMVVLFLPFFNQISDKTLLISNLLQPEIIASFIILALLTGLLSGSYPAFYLSVFSPLDVIKGKFVNSVSATALRRGLVVFQFVISIGLVVATMVIQGQIRFMRDQPLGFTKDQQIVIPLRSDQARKSYASLRNEILQNNQIMAASGTSYYPGIKNPSDMSVYRPDQTMDEGAIVKTNWVAPDFMKTMGFEMAAGRMLSAEFPGDSSFKMVVNEATIRKFGIPLDKAVGSKLNFNMDEGKSQGIEIVGVVKDFHFEGLHKVIEPYALFPSFGNDFNYIIAHVNTNEVSKVLPFLETKWKSMVPDEPFSYSFLDEDFQRNYTADARTSRIVNSFTVISILISCLGLFGLAAFAAQQRIKEIGVRKVLGASVGSIVKLLSGDFIKLVVVSIVLATPLTWYLMNKWLDDFAYKISIQWWMFVLAGGLAVVIAMLTVSTQAIKAAITNPVKSLKSE comes from the coding sequence ATGATTAGAAATTACTTAAAAATCGCCTGGCGGAACCTGCTGAAAAGCAAGCTGTTTTCCGCTATTAATGTGTTTGGACTGTCGGTAGGAATGACCTGCTGTATGCTGCTGCTGCTTTACATTTTAAGCGAAATGTCCTTTGACAGACACCAGGAGCATGCCAATGAACTGTACCTGGTGAGGAGTGAAAATGTCAGGTTCAGTGGCGAGAAAATGGATAACCCCAGGGCTCCGTCTCCATACGCTCAGGCCCTAAAACAGGAGTTCCCGGAAGTGGTTCAGGTTACCCGGGCATGGATGAATTTCCTTGAAAACAAGACATTGCTCAAAGTTGAAAACTCGGGGAAAACAGTAAAATCAATCTTTGAGACAAAGGGTTGTCACGTCGATTCTACATTTTTTGATATGTTTTCCTACCATTTTGTGGAAGGTGACCCGAAAACCGCTCTCAATGACCCGCATTCCGTAGTTTTGTCGGAAGATGTTGCCAGCAAATTGTTTGGCAATGTTTCACCAATTGATAAAGTTATCAATATCGGCGGAACAGACGGAAACGCTGAGAACTTCAAGGTTACGGGTGTTTATCGCGACGAAAGTGCCCGCTCTCATTTTGACGCTCGTTTCTTTCTCCCAATGAAATCGGGCTGGGTTGGAAATTATTTACGACAACCCAATCAGGATTTTTCGAACAACAACATGTTTTACACCTACATCAGGGTAAAACCGGGGACGGACCCTGAAAAGTTTAATCAAAAATTACCTGCATTTGTCGATAAGTATGCGGGCAAAGACATCAAAGCAGCCGGTTATGCAAAACACATGACATTGCTGCCGGTAAAAGATATCCATTTGTTCAGTAAGATTACGGATATCATCACACCCACTACGAGCACTACTTATTTGTACGTACTGGCATCCATTGCACTGTTTACTTTGCTGATTGCCTGCATCAATTTTATGAACCTGGCAACTGCAAGATCCGCGAAACGAGCGGCGGAAGTAGGAATCCGGAAGGTAATGGGAGCTGGGAAAAGCGGGTTAATAGGCCAGTTTTTGGGCGAATCGATGGTTCTTGCATTTCTGGCTTTGATTTTTGCATTGATAATGGTGGTATTGTTTTTGCCATTCTTCAATCAGATCTCGGATAAAACCTTACTGATCTCTAATTTATTGCAGCCTGAAATCATTGCCTCTTTTATTATTCTTGCATTGCTGACAGGCTTGCTTTCAGGCAGTTATCCTGCATTTTATTTGTCAGTTTTCAGCCCGCTTGATGTTATCAAAGGTAAATTTGTCAATTCCGTTTCGGCAACTGCTTTAAGACGCGGGCTCGTGGTATTTCAGTTTGTGATTTCTATTGGACTGGTGGTGGCAACTATGGTTATCCAGGGACAGATCAGGTTCATGCGCGATCAGCCCCTTGGTTTTACGAAGGATCAGCAGATTGTAATCCCTTTGCGCAGCGATCAGGCGCGTAAATCCTATGCTTCGCTTCGGAATGAGATTTTGCAGAACAATCAGATAATGGCTGCTTCCGGTACTTCCTACTATCCCGGCATTAAAAATCCAAGTGACATGTCGGTCTATCGACCGGATCAGACTATGGATGAAGGGGCAATTGTTAAAACAAATTGGGTTGCGCCGGATTTCATGAAAACGATGGGATTCGAAATGGCCGCCGGCCGAATGCTTTCGGCAGAATTTCCAGGCGATTCCAGTTTTAAAATGGTCGTTAATGAAGCTACCATCAGGAAATTTGGCATACCACTCGACAAAGCCGTCGGCTCCAAGCTCAATTTCAACATGGATGAAGGCAAATCACAGGGTATTGAAATTGTAGGTGTAGTAAAAGATTTTCATTTCGAGGGCTTACACAAGGTCATTGAGCCTTATGCACTTTTCCCCTCTTTTGGTAATGACTTCAACTACATCATTGCCCATGTCAACACCAATGAAGTGAGCAAAGTCCTTCCGTTTTTGGAAACAAAATGGAAATCCATGGTACCGGACGAACCATTCTCATATAGCTTTCTGGACGAGGATTTTCAACGGAACTACACTGCCGACGCCCGTACTTCCCGCATCGTCAATTCATTTACAGTCATTTCCATCCTGATTTCCTGCCTCGGTTTGTTTGGTCTGGCGGCATTTGCAGCACAGCAACGGATCAAGGAAATTGGTGTCAGAAAGGTACTTGGGGCTTCTGTGGGCAGTATTGTCAAGTTGCTATCCGGTGATTTTATCAAATTGGTGGTGGTGTCCATTGTACTGGCAACCCCGCTGACCTGGTACCTGATGAACAAGTGGCTGGACGACTTTGCGTATAAAATCAGCATTCAATGGTGGATGTTTGTACTGGCTGGTGGATTGGCTGTCGTAATCGCGATGCTTACCGTGAGTACCCAGGCGATCAAAGCCGCTATTACCAATCCGGTAAAATCTTTAAAAAGCGAGTAG
- a CDS encoding ion channel, translating into MTNQSPKAPQSNAIDNTGFSPNSSAEGGRLTNKDGRINLRKSGVPLYERVSIYHSLLHMNHVVFTLTVFAIYTCLNLSFAAFYYLIGIDHLNGTHAEGDFIQDFLQAFFFSSQTLTTVGYGHISPVGFVTNVVASLESFIGIMSFALVTGMFYARFSRPKAYIRFSPSLLVAPFKGGRALMLRLATYKNNHLTDADAQVTLAVHVEEDGKTVTKFYPLPLEINHINSLALSWTIVHPLDDKSPLRDYTEQDFIDCKIELMITIKAFDDHFSNTVQQRTSYTQDELVYGAKFIPMYARSDDGNYTNLMLEKINLYEKVVLPA; encoded by the coding sequence ATGACCAACCAATCTCCCAAAGCACCGCAAAGTAATGCGATTGATAATACCGGTTTCAGCCCTAATAGTAGTGCGGAGGGGGGCAGGCTGACGAACAAAGACGGGCGGATCAATCTTCGGAAAAGCGGGGTGCCGTTGTACGAGCGTGTCAGCATTTATCATTCGCTGCTCCACATGAACCATGTTGTGTTCACGCTGACCGTTTTTGCCATATATACCTGTCTCAATTTATCCTTTGCCGCATTTTACTATCTCATTGGTATCGATCACCTCAATGGTACGCACGCGGAGGGAGATTTCATCCAGGATTTTTTGCAGGCCTTCTTTTTCAGTTCACAAACCCTCACTACGGTCGGCTACGGCCACATTAGCCCCGTAGGTTTTGTGACTAATGTGGTAGCTTCGCTCGAATCTTTTATCGGTATCATGTCTTTTGCATTGGTAACGGGTATGTTCTACGCTCGTTTTTCGAGACCCAAGGCTTATATCAGGTTTAGTCCCAGCCTGTTGGTGGCTCCGTTTAAAGGAGGTAGGGCACTTATGTTGCGGCTTGCTACCTACAAAAATAACCACCTCACAGATGCTGACGCGCAGGTTACCCTTGCCGTACACGTGGAGGAGGACGGAAAAACAGTGACGAAATTTTATCCATTGCCATTGGAAATAAATCACATTAATTCCCTGGCCCTCAGCTGGACCATCGTTCATCCGCTGGACGACAAAAGCCCGCTCCGCGATTATACAGAGCAGGATTTTATCGATTGTAAGATTGAACTGATGATCACGATCAAGGCATTTGACGACCATTTTTCCAATACCGTTCAACAGCGTACTTCTTACACTCAGGACGAGCTCGTATATGGTGCGAAGTTCATTCCGATGTATGCCCGGTCGGACGATGGTAACTACACGAACCTGATGCTGGAAAAGATCAATTTATACGAAAAAGTGGTTTTGCCGGCCTGA
- a CDS encoding ABC transporter permease, whose amino-acid sequence MLKNHIKIAFRNLLASRLFTTINVIGLTGGMVTAIFILLWVKNELSFDTYHQKTDRISRVVTHLKVSKEETWHWSNTPLLLAQYAKTVPEIEMVTRKNFASSLPIRIGDRKIVGDNAIYVDSNWFSVFDYQFIDGSAAQFASGVRNIVMAEARAEQFFGTPNAVGKVLKIDTLDYIVAGVFKNNPANSSFQYDLILPLAAHWANPKNFENDNSWNQFNYETFIVTSKGADRDKVSKKLSAIIANYKRDDKGNPGTDTMLEAEALTHMHFNADIQGAGQNKGDKRTIYIFFGLALVILLVACINYINLTTARASIRLKEVGVKKLLGAKHAHLFSQFMVESIITCLSAFALALTLVYVLLPAFNELTGKVFTFSLTSASLWYVLVGTTLTAIVLTGVYPSLLLSSFKPFEALRGSNVLGSTNAGFRKGLVVLQFTVTVVFLISTLVVFQQMKFIREKELGFDKGHTFTFRLPWGMVPKVEASVFKERLLSESNIGDVTIASQSIIQINSSTTGSYDWNGRPKDFNPTVSQIAVEDNFQKMFSLKMASGRWFAPNSIADKQNVILNETAVKKLNLHKPVLGQRFDFQGKKGVVIGVVKDFHFNSLREKIAPLVLFTDSKWSSGIYVKALPGKEAQAIRTVEKVWNEMIPNYALDYKFLDETYDRLYSSEERTASLFNTFTLVAILISCLGLFGLATFTAERRVKEIGIRKVLGASVSTIVSLLTKDFIVLVVISIIVASPVGYYFMNKWLEGFQYRIDLSWYLFALAGIAAIVIAIFTISYQSIRAALANPVKSLKIE is encoded by the coding sequence ATGCTCAAAAATCACATCAAAATTGCATTCAGAAATCTTTTAGCCTCCCGGCTTTTTACGACGATCAATGTGATCGGGTTGACTGGTGGAATGGTTACCGCGATTTTTATTTTGCTATGGGTCAAAAACGAGCTGAGCTTTGACACCTATCATCAAAAAACGGACCGGATCAGTCGTGTAGTGACGCATTTGAAAGTAAGCAAGGAGGAAACGTGGCATTGGTCGAATACGCCGTTGCTGCTTGCGCAGTATGCCAAAACGGTTCCTGAAATTGAAATGGTGACCCGGAAGAATTTTGCAAGCAGCCTGCCTATCAGGATCGGTGACCGGAAAATAGTGGGCGACAATGCCATTTACGTTGATTCCAATTGGTTTTCCGTGTTTGACTACCAATTCATAGATGGCTCTGCGGCGCAGTTTGCGTCTGGTGTAAGAAATATCGTGATGGCAGAAGCAAGGGCTGAGCAATTTTTCGGGACGCCCAATGCCGTCGGGAAAGTCCTTAAAATTGATACACTGGATTATATAGTAGCAGGTGTATTTAAAAATAACCCGGCCAATTCGAGCTTCCAGTACGACCTGATACTGCCATTAGCCGCTCATTGGGCCAATCCCAAGAATTTTGAAAATGACAACAGCTGGAACCAGTTCAACTACGAGACATTCATTGTAACGAGCAAAGGCGCAGATCGTGATAAGGTTTCCAAAAAGCTTTCTGCGATCATCGCCAATTACAAAAGAGATGATAAAGGTAACCCCGGTACCGACACCATGCTGGAAGCTGAGGCGCTGACACATATGCATTTCAATGCCGACATCCAGGGAGCGGGGCAGAATAAAGGCGATAAGAGGACCATCTATATTTTCTTCGGCCTGGCTTTGGTAATCTTGCTGGTGGCCTGCATTAATTACATCAATCTGACCACGGCGCGGGCGAGTATCCGGCTGAAAGAAGTAGGGGTTAAAAAGCTGCTGGGTGCGAAGCATGCGCATCTTTTCAGCCAGTTTATGGTCGAATCTATCATTACCTGCCTCAGCGCATTCGCATTGGCTTTGACACTCGTTTATGTACTTTTACCTGCATTCAACGAGCTTACCGGTAAAGTATTTACATTTTCGCTCACCAGCGCGTCGCTTTGGTATGTGCTGGTGGGTACTACCTTGACCGCTATTGTTCTCACAGGTGTTTATCCGTCGTTGTTGTTGTCGTCATTCAAGCCTTTTGAAGCGCTGAGAGGTAGTAATGTGCTGGGTTCAACCAATGCAGGTTTCCGAAAGGGTTTGGTGGTTTTGCAATTTACAGTAACGGTTGTGTTTCTGATATCTACTTTGGTGGTGTTTCAGCAAATGAAATTTATCAGAGAAAAAGAGCTCGGTTTCGACAAGGGACATACATTTACTTTCCGCCTTCCGTGGGGTATGGTACCCAAGGTGGAAGCTTCGGTTTTCAAAGAAAGACTGCTGAGCGAGTCCAATATTGGAGACGTGACGATTGCGAGCCAGAGCATTATCCAAATCAACAGCAGTACCACAGGTTCCTACGACTGGAACGGCCGCCCGAAAGATTTCAATCCCACTGTTTCGCAAATCGCAGTAGAGGACAATTTTCAAAAGATGTTCAGCCTCAAAATGGCGTCGGGCCGTTGGTTTGCGCCGAACAGCATTGCCGACAAACAGAATGTGATATTAAACGAAACTGCGGTTAAAAAGCTCAATCTACACAAGCCGGTACTGGGCCAGCGTTTTGATTTTCAAGGCAAGAAAGGAGTGGTGATCGGTGTTGTAAAGGACTTTCATTTCAATAGCCTTCGTGAAAAAATTGCGCCGCTGGTGTTGTTCACAGACAGCAAATGGAGCTCGGGTATTTATGTAAAAGCATTGCCGGGAAAAGAGGCGCAGGCAATCAGGACCGTGGAAAAGGTATGGAATGAAATGATACCCAACTATGCGCTGGATTATAAATTCCTGGATGAAACTTACGACAGGCTTTACAGCAGCGAAGAACGCACGGCCTCATTGTTCAATACATTTACTTTGGTAGCCATACTGATTTCCTGCCTGGGTCTCTTTGGTCTCGCGACGTTCACAGCTGAGCGGCGAGTGAAGGAAATAGGTATCCGCAAAGTGCTTGGCGCCTCGGTTTCGACTATCGTTTCATTGCTGACGAAGGATTTTATCGTCCTGGTAGTGATCTCGATCATCGTTGCATCGCCGGTAGGGTATTATTTTATGAATAAATGGCTGGAAGGTTTCCAGTACCGCATTGACCTAAGCTGGTACCTTTTCGCACTGGCAGGCATCGCGGCGATTGTGATTGCTATTTTTACGATCAGTTACCAGAGCATCAGGGCGGCATTGGCGAATCCTGTGAAGTCGTTGAAGATAGAATAA
- a CDS encoding ABC transporter permease, whose translation MFRNYFKIAFRTLWKNRLFTAINVIGLSLGLGSAGVLILFIQRGITFDTFHQDNDQIYYLQTEAKDGRYNKTVYPILGQLLKTYPEIEAGTHVQGWNNAWMNYKGKDLQKDTKYVENSFFDIFSFKLKYGDRKTALKRKESIVLSEQVSEALFGKRNPVGETITVNDTTAVTVTGVLEAIPSNSSIQFDVLMPIANLEANPGFMENADWFNTFASVYVKVRKGADVQKLEKQFPAFVKTHFAAEVKDRKIHLTPFKDFIHYENPGFKGMIYGAGTIVVFILLIISINLLNLNTAVSFTRAKEVAVRKVTGSTLRQLLIQFWTESGIVLVGSLCLSVVLAIWYLVPQFNEFRKGRMQLVVDWSQDYPTVVTLVTIILIIAFVAGTYPAMYLNKLDLRDTINGKLSNKPKSNGWTRSGLIVVQFVVSFVLMIGAISVHKQIAFMRYSNPGFEKENVVVVQSDLQYKDEESAVSQFKGILNDLQQNSNVKSIATSGVVPTKYWINYNIYQPEGQSDQEVRFRHVGAGPRYAETFGIKMIEGRDFSDELDKDGENKPVIINEAAMKAMGWKSAVGKRLRQKNNPDVYTVIGVTKDFHYQEMREKIEPLLHWYEGKTSLNSYLSIKFNDIEQAKSILADLETKTKSIPAKKPFSYFYLSEEVSRQYNHLDGLLKMADFVTVLSIVIAFAGIFGLISLAANQRTKEVGIRKVLGASVYGITVLLSREFVVLVLISVVVGTPIAYTLVSKYLSDFQYHITISWYIYATVGLSALILTALTVGVQSIKAALMDPVKSLRNE comes from the coding sequence ATGTTCCGAAACTACTTCAAAATCGCTTTCCGTACGTTGTGGAAGAATCGCTTATTTACGGCGATCAATGTCATCGGACTTTCGCTGGGGCTGGGGAGCGCCGGTGTGCTGATCCTGTTCATTCAACGAGGGATCACGTTTGATACTTTCCACCAGGACAACGACCAGATCTACTATTTGCAAACGGAAGCCAAAGACGGTCGGTACAATAAAACCGTTTACCCGATCCTGGGCCAGCTGCTGAAAACTTATCCTGAAATAGAGGCCGGTACCCATGTTCAAGGCTGGAATAACGCCTGGATGAACTACAAAGGGAAGGATTTGCAGAAGGATACGAAATATGTAGAAAACAGTTTTTTCGATATTTTTTCCTTCAAACTCAAATATGGCGACCGGAAAACTGCACTGAAAAGGAAGGAATCCATTGTACTCAGCGAGCAGGTTTCGGAGGCGCTTTTTGGGAAAAGAAACCCGGTCGGTGAAACGATTACGGTCAATGATACTACGGCGGTTACCGTCACTGGTGTTCTGGAAGCAATTCCCAGCAATTCATCCATTCAGTTTGATGTGTTGATGCCCATTGCGAATCTGGAAGCCAATCCGGGATTTATGGAGAATGCCGACTGGTTCAATACATTCGCGTCGGTGTATGTAAAAGTCAGGAAAGGAGCCGATGTACAGAAGCTTGAAAAGCAATTTCCGGCATTTGTTAAAACGCATTTTGCAGCAGAAGTTAAAGACCGTAAAATCCATCTCACGCCTTTCAAAGATTTTATTCACTACGAGAATCCGGGTTTCAAAGGAATGATCTATGGAGCCGGGACCATTGTCGTATTTATTTTATTAATTATCAGCATTAATCTGCTAAACCTCAACACGGCAGTATCTTTTACACGTGCCAAAGAAGTGGCGGTACGCAAGGTAACAGGCTCAACCTTGCGACAGCTCTTGATCCAGTTCTGGACAGAGTCGGGTATTGTGCTCGTTGGATCACTTTGTCTTTCAGTGGTTTTGGCGATATGGTATTTAGTGCCGCAGTTCAATGAATTCAGAAAAGGTAGAATGCAGCTCGTCGTCGACTGGTCGCAAGATTATCCGACGGTAGTGACGCTCGTGACGATCATTCTCATCATTGCATTTGTGGCAGGAACCTATCCGGCGATGTATCTCAATAAGCTGGATCTGCGGGACACGATCAATGGCAAATTATCCAATAAGCCGAAATCCAACGGCTGGACAAGAAGTGGCCTGATCGTGGTGCAGTTTGTTGTATCATTTGTGCTTATGATCGGTGCGATCAGCGTCCACAAGCAGATCGCTTTCATGCGGTATTCCAATCCCGGTTTCGAGAAGGAGAATGTTGTGGTGGTACAGTCGGATCTTCAATACAAGGATGAGGAAAGTGCTGTGAGCCAATTTAAAGGCATATTGAATGATCTGCAACAAAACTCGAATGTAAAAAGCATTGCAACTTCCGGCGTGGTACCGACCAAATATTGGATTAATTATAATATTTATCAGCCTGAGGGCCAGAGTGATCAGGAAGTACGTTTCCGACATGTGGGGGCAGGCCCGAGGTATGCCGAAACATTTGGCATAAAAATGATTGAGGGAAGGGATTTTTCGGACGAGCTGGATAAGGACGGAGAAAACAAACCTGTGATCATCAACGAGGCGGCGATGAAAGCAATGGGATGGAAATCGGCTGTTGGCAAGCGGTTAAGGCAAAAGAATAATCCTGACGTATACACCGTGATCGGTGTAACGAAGGACTTCCATTATCAGGAAATGCGTGAGAAAATAGAGCCGTTACTGCATTGGTACGAAGGCAAAACTTCGCTCAACTCTTATCTGAGCATTAAATTCAATGATATAGAGCAGGCCAAATCGATCCTGGCTGATCTTGAAACAAAGACCAAATCGATCCCGGCCAAAAAACCGTTCAGCTACTTTTATCTCTCGGAGGAAGTGAGCCGGCAGTACAATCACCTCGATGGACTTTTGAAAATGGCCGATTTCGTGACGGTACTGTCTATTGTCATCGCATTTGCAGGGATATTCGGGCTGATCAGCCTGGCGGCAAACCAACGTACCAAAGAAGTAGGAATTCGCAAGGTGCTAGGTGCCAGCGTTTATGGTATAACGGTGCTATTGTCCAGGGAATTTGTCGTGCTCGTGCTCATTTCCGTTGTGGTCGGTACGCCCATTGCCTACACATTGGTCAGCAAGTACCTCAGTGATTTTCAATATCACATTACCATATCGTGGTACATCTACGCGACAGTAGGGTTATCCGCGCTGATCCTGACCGCATTGACTGTCGGCGTACAAAGCATCAAAGCTGCACTAATGGATCCGGTGAAGAGTTTGAGGAATGAGTAG